The following proteins are co-located in the Argopecten irradians isolate NY chromosome 9, Ai_NY, whole genome shotgun sequence genome:
- the LOC138330909 gene encoding tenascin-like, translating into MKAALIIAACAMIITTFYTVTTEHVACTDDTNCTSDCPHHGHLQTENKCINGYCHCITDHTCDDASDCICDAGFTGDCHHGHCTCHH; encoded by the exons ATGAAGGCCGCACTTATTATCGCCGCTTGTGCCATGATCATTACCACGT TCTATACAGTGACCACAGAGCATGTCGCGTGCACTGACGATACTAACTGTACCTCCGACTGTCCGCACCATGGTCATTTGCAAACTGAAAACAAATGCATCAATGGCTATTGTCACTGTATCACGGACCACACCTGTGATGATGCGTCCGACTGTATCTGTGACGCAGGATTCACCGGAGACTGTCACCATGGACACTGCACCT GTCACCATTAA